The genomic DNA CGACAAGCACTTCGACAACCAGCTCATCGAGCTCAGCGCGGACGCCTTGGACAACAAGCAGCCCGTGCGCATCAGTCTCGACGTCATCAACACGGATCGCTCCGTGGGCACCATGCTTGGCCATACGGTCACGAAGACCTTCGGTACTGAAGAGCTCGCGACGGACACCATTGATGTCACGCTGACCGGCCACGCGGGGCAGTCGCTCGGTGCGTTCATGCCGGCGGGAATCACCCTGCGTTTGTTGGGCGACTCCAACGACTACGTCGGCAAGGGTCTCTCCGGCGGCCGGATCATCGTGCGCCCGGATCGTGAGGCGGGCTTCGTCGCGGAGAATAACGTCATTGCGGGCAACGTGATCGGCTACGGCGCCACGAGCGGCGAAATCCTGTTGCGTGGTGCGGTGGGCGAGCGATTCCTCGTGCGCAACTCGGGTGTCACGGCCGTCGTCGAGGGCATTGGTGACCACGGGTGTGAGTACATGACTGGCGGCGTCGCGCTGATTCTTGGCCCGACGGGCCGAAACTTCGGTGCCGGCATGTCCGGTGGCGTGGCCTACGTGCTCGACCTTGATCCGCACAAGATCAATAAGGATGCGGCCGCGAATCAAGACTTGATTCTGCGCTCTGTGCCCACCGAGGAGGCGGAAACCGTCCGCAACCTGCTGGTGCGTCATGCCGAGGAAACGGGTTCCACGTTGGCGGCCAAGCTGCTCGTCGACTTCCAAGACACCCTTGCTCGGATCACCCAGATCATGCCGCGGACGTTTGAGGCGGTACTCGAAACTCGCGCCACCGCGGTGGCGGAAGGACTTGACCCGGACGGCGACGTCGTCTGGAATCGGATTTTGGAGGCTACCCGTGGCTGATCCCCGTGGATTTCTGAAGGTACGCGAACGCCAGACCCAACCCCGCCGGCCCGTTCCGGTGCGCATCATGGACTGGAAAGAGGTCTACGAGCGCCAGCAAGCTGGCACGCTCCACGACCAGGCCTCCCGCTGTATGGACTGCGGAATTCCGTTCTGCCACCAAGGCTGCCCGCTCGGTAATCTCATTCCGGAGTGGAACGATCTGGTCTACCGCGGCGACATGGCGGAGGCGTCCGAGCGCCTGCACGCCACCAACAACTTCCCGGAATTCACGGGTAAGTTGTGCCCCGCTCCCTGCGAGTCCTCCTGTGTGCTGGGGATCAACCAGCCCGCTGTGACCATCAAGCAGATGGAAGCTGAAATCGCCGAGCAGGCCTTCGAGGACGACAACGTCGAGCCGATGCTTCCACAGCGCCACACGGACCAGACGGTCGCCGTCGTCGGTTCGGGCCCGGCGGGTCTCGCCGTCGCGCAGCAGCTCACGCGAGCGGGTCACACCGTGGCGGTGTACGAGCGCGACGACGCCGTGGGTGGTCTCCTGCGGTATGGCATTCCGGACTTCAAGATGGAAAAGTCGGTGCTGGAACGCCGGCTGGACCAGATGCGTGCTGAGGGGACTCGGTTCCGCACCAACGTGGAGGTCGGCAAAGACATCTCGTGGGAACAGCTGCGCCGCCGGTACGACGCCGTCGTGGTGACCACCGGGTCCACGGTGCCCCGCGATTTGCCCATCCCGGGCCGAGAGCTTGACGGTGTGCACTTCGCCATGGAGTACCTGACGGAGTCCAATCGCGTCGTCGCAGGTGCGCAGGTTCCAGATCAGATCCATGCCAAGGATAAGCACGTGGTCATCCTCGGCGGCGGCGACACGGGCGCCGACTGCATCGGGACGGCGCACCGGCACCAGGCGGCGTCCGTCACGACGCTGGCGATCGGCAATCAGCCGCCGGAGGACCGGCCGGGGCATCAGCCGTGGCCGATGATGCCGACCCTCTTTGAGGTGCAATCGGCACACGAGGAGGGTGGCGAACGCACCTACCTTGCGTCTACGGTAGAGTTTGTCGGCGAGGGTGGTCGTGTGACTGGAGTCACCGTCGCCGAAACTGAGTTTGTCGATGGTAAACGCCTCCCTAAGGCGGGTACCGAGCGTACGATCAAAGCCGATCTCGTGCTCTTGGCGCTGGGCTTTACTGGGCCCGAGCCAGCCGGCTTGCAGCAGCAAGCGGGCATCGAGTTTGATGACCGGGGCAACGTCGCCCGTGACGGTTACTACATGACCAACACGCCTGGCGTGTTCGCAGCCGGTGATGCTGGCCGCGGGCAGTCGCTGATCGTGTGGGCCATCGCTGAAGGGCGCGCCTGTGCTGCAGCGGTGGACAAGTACCTGATGGGCGAGACCCGACTGCCTGCCCCCGTGGCACCGACGGATCGCGCCATTTCAATGCTCTGATCGGGCTTTCCGCGCCACCGCGGACGGTTCCGGTCGCGAACGACTGAGAAGAGGCGGTTAGTCGACGTATGCGACGCGCAAAAATTGTGGCAACTTTTGGTCCCGCAATCAGCACCTACGACAAGGTGGTGCAGATCCTGCAAGCGGGTATGGATGTCGCCCGACTCAACATGAGTCACGGGGACCACTCCACGCACGCTGAAAACCTCGCTAACGTGCGCCAGGCCGCTGCGGAGCTGAGCCGCCCGGTGGGCATCTTCGCTGACTTGCAGGGGCCCAAGATCCGCCTCGGCCGGTTCAGCGATGGCCCCCATCACCTCGCCGTGGGCGATGTCTTCACGATCACCGTGGAGGACATCGAGGGCACCCGCGAGATCTGCTCGACCACCTTCAAGGGCCTACCGGGTGACGTGAAGGTGGGCGATCGCCTGCTCGTCAACGATGGGCGCGTGGTGCTGCGCGCCACCGAGGTCGACGACGTCAAGGTCGTGACCGAGGTGCTCGTCGGCGGCGAAGTGTCGAACAACAAGGGAATCAATCTTCCCGGTGTGGCCGTGAACGTCCCCGCCCTCAGTGACAAAGACGAGGAAGACCTGCGCTGGGCGATTCGTGCCGGCGTTGACATGGTGGCCCTGTCCTTCGTGCGCAACGCAGCGGATATCGACCGGGTGCACTCGATCATGGACGAGGAAGGCCGGCGCCTGCCGGTCATCGCCAAAATCGAGAAGCCGCAGGCAGTCGATAGCCTCGAGGAAATCATCGACGCCTTCGATGCGATCATGGTGGCCCGTGGCGACTTGGGTGTGGAGCTTCCCATCGAGGAAGTCCCGCTCGTGCAAAAGCGCGCCATCGAGCTGGCTCGACGCTGGGCCAAGCCGGTCATTGTGGCGACCCAGGTCCTCGAGTCCATGATCGAGAGCCCGATGCCGACCCGTGCCGAGGCCTCGGACTGTGCCAACGCTGTGCTCGATGGCGCAGATGCCGTCATGCTCTCGGGTGAGACGAGCGTCGGTGCGTACCCCATCGCGGCCGTCGAGACCATGTCCCGCATCATCGCGAATACTGAGGAGCACGGCCTGCGCCGCATCCCGCCACTGGGCACTCGCCCGCGCACCCGCGGAGGCGCCATCACCCGTGCCGCCGTTGAGGTCGCTGATCAGCTCGATGCCAAGTTCATCGTGGCCTTCACTCAGTCGGGCGATTCGGCGCGCCGCCTCTCGCGTCTGCGCCCCAAGCAGCCGATCTTGGCTTTTACGCCGCTGAACCACACCTTCAGCATCATGTCCCTGTACTGGGGGATCCAGCCGCGCCTCGTCGAGTACGCGGATCACACGGACAAGATGACCGCGCAGGTGGATAAGGCGCTCCAGCAGGATGGCATCGCCGAGGTCGGCGACCTGGTCTGCATTGCGGCCGGTTCGCCTCCCGGAACCGCGGGCTCGACCAACTCGTTGCGTGTACACCGCGTCGGCGACGTCGCGGATGCGGGGGAGTTGCTTGATGGCCACGAGCCGCCGCAGCGCGAAAAGGTCGGCCCCTGGCGCACGCGTGAAGAGGCTTTGGACGACCTCGTCTCCTACATGCGGGGAGAATCCGAGGCACGCGGCAAATAGCGCCGCCGAGGGATCACTGCACCTGCCTCCGGTGGGCGGGCTCACGATGAGTCCGCCCACCGGTCCGTTTAACGCGCAAGGCCCACCGGAGCGCTCCGGTGGGCCTTGCTGTGCGTGGACGAGCAGGGAAGGCTACTTGACCTGCGCCAGGATCGTTTCGGCGACCTCGCGCATGCTCAGGCGGCGATCCATCGAGGTTTTCTGGATCCAGCGGAAGGCCTCGGGCTCCGTCAGGCCCATCTTGGTGGTGAGCACACTCTTGGCGCGCTCGACGAGCTTACGCGTTTCAAATTGCTCTTGGAGGCTGCCCACTTCCTTCTCCAGCGCGATGATCTCGTCGTGGCGGGCCGCGGCGAGCTCAATCGCGGGGATGAGCTCGGAGGGGGTAAACGGCTTGACGACGTAGGCCATCGCGCCGGCTTCACGCGCGCGCTCGACGAGCTCCTTCTGGCTGAAGGCCGTGAGCAGTACGACGGGGGCGATCCGCTCCTTAACGATGGCCTCAGCGGCCGTGATGCCGTCCATGACCGGCATCTTGACGTCCATCAAAATCAAGTCCGGGCGGTGTTCACGGGCCAGTTCGATGGCCTTTTCGCCATTGTCGGCTTCCGCAACGACGTCGTATCCCTCGCCACGCAGGATCTCGACGATGTCCAGACGAATAAGAGTCTCGTCCTCGGCGACGACGACCCGGCGCGCGGGTACCGCCGACTCTTCGGTTGGCGTTTCAGACATAGTGGTCCTCCTGAATGCCCCTGCGGGCTCGACGTTCACGGCGTTGATTCTGCAGACAAGCCTATCGGCATGTACAGTAGATTTCCGCACCAACGCGTGGGAAGCTTCCACAGCTTGACAGCGCATTGCCGTGCCCGAATGGCGGAATTGGCAGACGCACCGCACTCAAAATGCGGCGGGTAAAACCGTGTGGGTTCGAGTCCCACTTCGGGCACTACAGCCTGCTTCTCTTGCAACGCAAGGGAAGCAGGCTTTTTTGTGGGCGGGCGAAGCTGCCCCGCTCGGGTACGCACGTCGTCCTCGCCGAGCCCGCCCCGTCCCTCGTTCCACCAGAGGCCATCGTGTTCTAGGCTGAGGTGATGACCCGCTTTCGCTACTACGTTGCTGCTTCTGTTGATGGGTATATCGCTGATGAGCAGGAATCGCTGGACTGGCTGACCGCGTTTGATTCGACCGAGGGGATCGAAGAGGCCATCGGTGCGTTCATGGACCAAGTAGGAGCCGTCGTCATGGGGGCGGACACGTACACGTGGTTAGTGCGCCACAGCCCCCACGAGTGGCCGTATGGCCATCTGCCCGCTTGGGTCTTCACGCACCGCGAGCTGCCCGGCGTGCCGGAGGCTGACATCACCTTCGTGCGCGGCGAGCCCGCCGAATGGGTTCCGGACATTCGCGAGGCCGCCGGCGAGCGGGACGTGTGGGTCCTCGGCGGTGGTTCGCTGGCTGGTCAGTTAGTGGAGGCCGGATGCCTCGATGAGCTGATTCTCACGACCGTGCCGGTGGTGCTCGGTGGCGGGCGCCGCTTGTTCGCCACGCGCGGTGAGGTTCGGTTGATGCTCACCCAGCGGAGGTCCTTCGCGGACGGCGTCGTCGAGGACACGTACGACGTCGTCGCCCCGCCCGCCGCGGACCCGGGGGAGTGAGCCGCGCTGACCGCGGGCGTGCCCACCTGTGAGGCGCTTCGCGTAGGCTGGGTGGGTGAGCAGCGCAGCAGAAAAGTCCCCAGCCAATGCCAACAACGATGAGCCGCAGCGGCTCCTCGTGATCGACGGTCACTCGATGGCCTTCCGAGCGTTCTATGCCCTGCCGGCGGAGAATTTCGCGACGGACACCGGCCAGCACACCAACGCGGTGTACGGCTTCGTGTCCATGCTGATCCGCATGATCGCTGACCATGACCCGACACACGTTGCCGTCGCGTTCGATCTCGATACGCCCACGTTCCGCTCGGAAGAGTATGAGGACTACAAGGCCGGCCGGAGTAAAACTCCCGAGGAGTTCCACGGCCAGATTGACCTGATCCAGAAGGTCATGGAGGCCATGAACATTCCGCACCTCAGCCTGGATGGGTATGAGGCGGATGACATCATCGCCACGCTGGCCGCCCGCGGGCAGGAGGCGGGCGCCGAGGTGCTGGTGGTCTCGGGGGATCGGGATGCCTTCCAGCTCATTAATGAAACGACCCGAGTGCTCTACCCCAAGAAGGGCGTTTCCGATATCCCGCCGATGGATGCGGAGGCCGTGGAGGCCAAGTACTTCGTGCGGCCGGAGCGCTACTCGGATCTGGCCGCGCTGGTGGGTGAGACCGCGGACAACCTCCCCGGCGTCCCCGGGGTGGGGCCGAAGACGGCGGCCAAGTGGCTCAACCTCTACGGCGACTTGGCGGGCATTCTCGAGAACATTGATGCCATCAAGGGCAAAGTGGGCGATTCCTTGCGGGCTCACGTCGAGGACGTCAAACGCAATCGGCGCCTTAACCGATTGCTGACGGATCTGGACTTGCCGGTCACGTTCGAGGCGCTGGTGCTGTCCCACCCGCATCGGGACGCTGTTGAGGAGCTCTTCGATGCCTTGCAGTTCAACACGCTGCGTAAGCGCCTCTTCGATCTGTTCGGGGAAGAGGAACAGCCCGTCGAGGAAGAGCCCATGCCCCCGCTGGAACTGCTCGAGACCGAGGAGGCGCTGAGAACGTGGTTCGCCGAGCGGGCCGGGCAGACCTTCGGTCTGCATCTGGCGACAGTGCCCGTGACTGGTGCCCCGGACGACGTCGTCGGCGTCGGGTTCGCCGCCGAAGGCGCCACCGCCTATGTCAACGTCGAACAGGCAGATCAACATCTGGAGGAGGCCCTCGCCACGGTGCTGGCGGATGCCGGTAGCGCCAAGGCGGTGCACGATTTCAAGCGGGCTTTCAAGCTGTTGAAGGAGCGTGGCTTAGGCCTCGCCGGGGTGGTCGATGACACGATGATCTCCGCGTATCTGATCCAGCCGGACCGCCGGAGTCACGAGCTCGGGGACATTGCGCAGTACCACCTGCGACTGACCCTCGAGGCCGAGGGAGAGAGCGGCCAATTGGAACTGGGGCTGGACGAGCAGGATGCGGCTCAGCCTGCTGTGCGTGCAGCATACGTGGTGCGCTTGCTCTCGCACCATCTGGCCGGTCAGGTGCTGGAGCGGGGGGCCTCGCGGCTCTTGGCCGAGATGGAATTACCGCTGGCCGTGATCTTGGCGCGCATGGAGAATACCGGCATCGCGATCGACACGGAACGGCTCGACGAGCTGATCGGCGACTTTTCGAAGACCATCGACGCCGCCACCCAGGAGGCGTATGACGCCATTGGGCACGAGGTGAATCTCAGCTCGCCGAAGCAGTTGCAGGGCGTCCTCTTCGATGAGCTGGAGCTACCGAAGACGAAGAAGATCAAGACGGGCTACACCACAGACGCCGATTCCCTGCAGGAGCTGCTCGTCAAGACGCAGCACCCGTTCCTCGTGGCGCTCATGGCCTATCGTGATGCGACCAAGCTGCGCCAGACGGTCGAGGGTCTGCGAAAGACCGTGGCCGACGACGGCCGGATCCATACCACCTACGCGCAGACGGTCGCCGCCACCGGGCGACTGTCCTCTCTCAACCCCAATCTGCAGAACATCCCGATCCGCAGCGAGGAGGGCCGGCGAATTCGCGATGTGTTTGTGGTGGGCGAGGGCTACGAGACCCTGCTCACGGCCGACTATTCCCAGATCGAGATGCGCATCATGGCCCACCTCTCCGGGGATGAGGGCCTGATTCAGGCCTACCGTGACGGTGAGGACCTGCACCGGTTTGTTGGCTCCCATGTGTTTGACGTCGCGCCCGAGGACGTCACGTCCGAGATGCGGTCCAAGGTGAAGGCCATGTCGTACGGCCTGGCGTACGGGCTTAGCTCCTTTGGCCTGTCCAAGCAGCTGAAGATCTCCGTTGACGAGGCGCGCGGGTTGATGAAGGACTACTTCTCTCGTTTCGGCGCCGTGCGCGATTACCTGCGTGGCGTGGTGACTCAAGCGCGGCAAGACGGCTTCACGTCGACGATCGAGGGCCGCCGTCGTTACCTGCCGGACCTGACGAGCGACAACCGCCAACTGCGCGAGATGGCCGAACGCGCTGCTCTGAATGCGCCCATCCAAGGCTCGGCTGCCGACATCATCAAGCGCGCCATGCTCGGCGTTGATGCTGGCCTTCAGGAAGCCGGGCTCTCCACCCGCATGCTGTTGCAGGTCCACGACGAGCTGGTGTTCGAAGTTGCTGAGGGCGAGCTGGACCAGGTGGAGGCGCTGGTGCGGGAACGGATGGCCCACGCCGCCGAGCTGGCCGTCCCCCTCGATGTTCAGGTCGGCATCGGGCGCAGCTGGCACGATGCCGAACACTAATCAACGACGAGTCTCAGCTCCGAGGAGGAACTGTGCGCAGTGAACTGTTTCGGGTGAGCGGCCACCACGGCGACCGGGATCCCCAGGCCGAGGCGTGGGTCCGCGCCGTCGATCGCGGCTTTTATGACAAGGACCGGGACGCCGCCGCGCTGCAGCGCTTCATCGATGCACTCCGTGCCCGCGACACCCTGTTGACGGCGGTGTACGACGACGGGGCCACCGCGCCGTCGCTCGCCGCCGTCTGGCCGGTCGCGACGTTTGCGGAATTCGCGGGGGAGATGACCGTGCGCCCCGGGGCGCAGCTGTCCGCGCATCAGATTTCCGATGTCACGGTGCGTGCCACGCACCGCCGGCGCGGGCTCCTGCGTTCCATGATGGAAGCCTCCCTCGCGCGTGCCGTGGCGGCCGAGCGGCCGGTGGCGGTCCTGACCGCCTCCGAAGCGAGCATCTATGGCCGGTTTGGGTTTGCTCCGTCCGCGTACCAGGTTCCGCTGCGGCTCAAGGTCGAGCATGGACTGGCGCTGAGGCCCGAGGCCAAGGCCTTCGCCGCTGCCGCCGACTGGCGCGTTGAGGAGTTGCTTCCGCGGGACATGGAGCCCATCCACGACCACGTGTTTGCGGCGTTCCATCAGCAATCGACCGGCTCGGTCTCGCGTGCGTGGGATGACCTGCAACGGGTCACGGGACGCTGGGCGCCCGACGGATACGGGGCCGCGGAGGATTTGCGCGCGTACGCCTGTTTCGACGCCGATGGCACTCCGGTGGCCTTTGCGACGGCCCGCTTCGGCGGCTGGGACAAGGACCCCAAGGAACTGCAGATTCTCGACTTCGTGGCTGCCGATCCTGCCGCTGAACTGGCGTTGTGGGAGCATCTCGGGGCGCATGACCTCGTGGAGGTTCTGACGTTTAGCCGCGCTCGCGTCGACGATCCACTGCGTTGGGCCCTCGCTAACCCGCGGGATCTCACCACCAAGTCCGTCGAGGATTCCGTGTGGATTCGCGTACTGGACGTCCCACAAGTGCTGGCCGCCGTGGACTGGGCGGCTGACGGTTCTGTCGTTCTGGCGGTCGAGGATGCGCTCGGCTACGCCGACGGTCGCTGGGCCCTGACGGTTCAGGGTGGCACTGCGCGCGTCGTGGAGGACGATGCCGCAGACGCCGGTCCCGAGGTCGCCATGAGCGTCGACACCTTGGGCGCGTTGGCCACGGGTGCGATGCAACCCTGGCAAGCCGCGGCGGTGGGGCGTGTGCAGGCCGATCCCGAGGCCTTGCTCGCGGTCAATGCCCTCTTCGGTGACCGCCGTGCTCCCATGAACCACACGTTCTTCTAAGCGGGGGAGCGGACAGCATCAGCCGAGCGGGGTGGCCGCGATCGGCTTTGACCGTGGCACGCCGCGGAGCTAAACTAGACGGGCATGTCTTCTGTCGCGCGCTCACGCGTGCCCGAGTGAGGACCGCACCCATACAAGATCCACCTCGGAGTATGCCGGGACTTCCGGCTACCCGACTGACCAAACTATCCACATCGGAGCCCCTACTACATGACCATCACCTCCAACGAGAAGACC from Zhihengliuella flava includes the following:
- a CDS encoding glutamate synthase subunit beta; protein product: MADPRGFLKVRERQTQPRRPVPVRIMDWKEVYERQQAGTLHDQASRCMDCGIPFCHQGCPLGNLIPEWNDLVYRGDMAEASERLHATNNFPEFTGKLCPAPCESSCVLGINQPAVTIKQMEAEIAEQAFEDDNVEPMLPQRHTDQTVAVVGSGPAGLAVAQQLTRAGHTVAVYERDDAVGGLLRYGIPDFKMEKSVLERRLDQMRAEGTRFRTNVEVGKDISWEQLRRRYDAVVVTTGSTVPRDLPIPGRELDGVHFAMEYLTESNRVVAGAQVPDQIHAKDKHVVILGGGDTGADCIGTAHRHQAASVTTLAIGNQPPEDRPGHQPWPMMPTLFEVQSAHEEGGERTYLASTVEFVGEGGRVTGVTVAETEFVDGKRLPKAGTERTIKADLVLLALGFTGPEPAGLQQQAGIEFDDRGNVARDGYYMTNTPGVFAAGDAGRGQSLIVWAIAEGRACAAAVDKYLMGETRLPAPVAPTDRAISML
- the pyk gene encoding pyruvate kinase is translated as MRRAKIVATFGPAISTYDKVVQILQAGMDVARLNMSHGDHSTHAENLANVRQAAAELSRPVGIFADLQGPKIRLGRFSDGPHHLAVGDVFTITVEDIEGTREICSTTFKGLPGDVKVGDRLLVNDGRVVLRATEVDDVKVVTEVLVGGEVSNNKGINLPGVAVNVPALSDKDEEDLRWAIRAGVDMVALSFVRNAADIDRVHSIMDEEGRRLPVIAKIEKPQAVDSLEEIIDAFDAIMVARGDLGVELPIEEVPLVQKRAIELARRWAKPVIVATQVLESMIESPMPTRAEASDCANAVLDGADAVMLSGETSVGAYPIAAVETMSRIIANTEEHGLRRIPPLGTRPRTRGGAITRAAVEVADQLDAKFIVAFTQSGDSARRLSRLRPKQPILAFTPLNHTFSIMSLYWGIQPRLVEYADHTDKMTAQVDKALQQDGIAEVGDLVCIAAGSPPGTAGSTNSLRVHRVGDVADAGELLDGHEPPQREKVGPWRTREEALDDLVSYMRGESEARGK
- a CDS encoding ANTAR domain-containing response regulator, which translates into the protein MSETPTEESAVPARRVVVAEDETLIRLDIVEILRGEGYDVVAEADNGEKAIELAREHRPDLILMDVKMPVMDGITAAEAIVKERIAPVVLLTAFSQKELVERAREAGAMAYVVKPFTPSELIPAIELAAARHDEIIALEKEVGSLQEQFETRKLVERAKSVLTTKMGLTEPEAFRWIQKTSMDRRLSMREVAETILAQVK
- a CDS encoding dihydrofolate reductase family protein — protein: MTRFRYYVAASVDGYIADEQESLDWLTAFDSTEGIEEAIGAFMDQVGAVVMGADTYTWLVRHSPHEWPYGHLPAWVFTHRELPGVPEADITFVRGEPAEWVPDIREAAGERDVWVLGGGSLAGQLVEAGCLDELILTTVPVVLGGGRRLFATRGEVRLMLTQRRSFADGVVEDTYDVVAPPAADPGE
- the polA gene encoding DNA polymerase I codes for the protein MAFRAFYALPAENFATDTGQHTNAVYGFVSMLIRMIADHDPTHVAVAFDLDTPTFRSEEYEDYKAGRSKTPEEFHGQIDLIQKVMEAMNIPHLSLDGYEADDIIATLAARGQEAGAEVLVVSGDRDAFQLINETTRVLYPKKGVSDIPPMDAEAVEAKYFVRPERYSDLAALVGETADNLPGVPGVGPKTAAKWLNLYGDLAGILENIDAIKGKVGDSLRAHVEDVKRNRRLNRLLTDLDLPVTFEALVLSHPHRDAVEELFDALQFNTLRKRLFDLFGEEEQPVEEEPMPPLELLETEEALRTWFAERAGQTFGLHLATVPVTGAPDDVVGVGFAAEGATAYVNVEQADQHLEEALATVLADAGSAKAVHDFKRAFKLLKERGLGLAGVVDDTMISAYLIQPDRRSHELGDIAQYHLRLTLEAEGESGQLELGLDEQDAAQPAVRAAYVVRLLSHHLAGQVLERGASRLLAEMELPLAVILARMENTGIAIDTERLDELIGDFSKTIDAATQEAYDAIGHEVNLSSPKQLQGVLFDELELPKTKKIKTGYTTDADSLQELLVKTQHPFLVALMAYRDATKLRQTVEGLRKTVADDGRIHTTYAQTVAATGRLSSLNPNLQNIPIRSEEGRRIRDVFVVGEGYETLLTADYSQIEMRIMAHLSGDEGLIQAYRDGEDLHRFVGSHVFDVAPEDVTSEMRSKVKAMSYGLAYGLSSFGLSKQLKISVDEARGLMKDYFSRFGAVRDYLRGVVTQARQDGFTSTIEGRRRYLPDLTSDNRQLREMAERAALNAPIQGSAADIIKRAMLGVDAGLQEAGLSTRMLLQVHDELVFEVAEGELDQVEALVRERMAHAAELAVPLDVQVGIGRSWHDAEH
- a CDS encoding GNAT family N-acetyltransferase translates to MRSELFRVSGHHGDRDPQAEAWVRAVDRGFYDKDRDAAALQRFIDALRARDTLLTAVYDDGATAPSLAAVWPVATFAEFAGEMTVRPGAQLSAHQISDVTVRATHRRRGLLRSMMEASLARAVAAERPVAVLTASEASIYGRFGFAPSAYQVPLRLKVEHGLALRPEAKAFAAAADWRVEELLPRDMEPIHDHVFAAFHQQSTGSVSRAWDDLQRVTGRWAPDGYGAAEDLRAYACFDADGTPVAFATARFGGWDKDPKELQILDFVAADPAAELALWEHLGAHDLVEVLTFSRARVDDPLRWALANPRDLTTKSVEDSVWIRVLDVPQVLAAVDWAADGSVVLAVEDALGYADGRWALTVQGGTARVVEDDAADAGPEVAMSVDTLGALATGAMQPWQAAAVGRVQADPEALLAVNALFGDRRAPMNHTFF